The following are encoded in a window of Algiphilus aromaticivorans DG1253 genomic DNA:
- a CDS encoding TetR family transcriptional regulator yields MQEAMRLLAQEGFKAVSLRRIVLAAGARNPSALHYHFGTRSHLISSITDMLREQIEPPALRALADLERQPDYRARDVVEAVFGPVMALREDPAYGRDAVQFLARLGWDYGTDGQELSAALHRRMMLAAVARLQTLMPEVDGETLQFRLILNMNNVYYGLAYRSYMKRSPFGALSLADPAQGERLRRLFIDYMEAGLRGAQ; encoded by the coding sequence ATGCAGGAGGCCATGCGCTTGCTTGCCCAGGAGGGCTTCAAGGCGGTGTCGCTGCGACGCATCGTGCTGGCCGCCGGTGCGCGAAACCCCTCGGCGCTGCACTACCACTTCGGCACGCGATCGCATCTGATCTCTTCCATTACCGACATGTTGCGCGAGCAGATCGAGCCGCCGGCACTGCGCGCGCTGGCCGATCTCGAGCGACAGCCGGATTACCGCGCGCGCGATGTTGTCGAAGCGGTCTTTGGCCCGGTCATGGCCCTACGCGAGGATCCCGCCTATGGCCGGGACGCGGTGCAGTTTCTGGCACGCCTGGGCTGGGACTACGGAACCGACGGCCAGGAGCTGTCGGCTGCCCTGCACCGCCGCATGATGCTGGCGGCCGTGGCGCGGCTGCAGACGCTGATGCCGGAGGTCGACGGGGAAACGCTGCAGTTCCGGCTGATCCTGAACATGAACAACGTCTACTACGGCCTGGCCTATCGCAGCTATATGAAGCGCTCGCCTTTCGGCGCGCTGTCGCTGGCTGATCCGGCGCAGGGCGAACGCCTGCGCCGACTGTTCATCGATTACATGGAGGCGGGACTGCGCGGCGCTCAATGA
- a CDS encoding alpha/beta hydrolase has translation MSYREVRRLSGRFLVVALALAGLAACGGDSGDGSARGPDSVVPPEEVSERMLPIVFVHGVAGSAQQYQTQVMRFEANGYPADRIHAFEYNGGLPGVVQAAAAGFALELLDFINEVRAEHDVEAVYLVGHSLGTIISTEFLTLGTITGLIPGVDGPSDVVAKYVAIDGLLTPVCPGLVPCLGVYDGERTDISGPEREEIENQAHVEVATSEESFIAQYEFLLEQAPQVVKIAPQRGPVEIAGRAVNFPENTGRAGATLEIWPIDPQTGHRASTEPHTRVIVADDGSWGPVTVDPQQHYEKVLLVEGENPHHFYYQRYPRSTRHVRLLSGPPDADTPENTHTSDNHTALLVLRHREWFATHESGNIDVLEISTTSPTREDQPAFNVIADFVGNDVLGLHIHDAEATPGETTGEPLPYFPDEPFQSGIDVFMPGAEQPDGTIIVRNLPRGDASRPQEIRLPNWPSSGHRIGVLFNDYVLE, from the coding sequence ATGAGCTATAGAGAAGTACGCCGGCTTTCGGGCCGCTTCCTCGTCGTTGCGCTCGCGCTTGCCGGCCTAGCGGCCTGCGGCGGCGACAGCGGGGACGGCAGCGCGCGCGGCCCGGATTCGGTGGTGCCCCCCGAAGAGGTGAGCGAGCGCATGCTGCCCATCGTCTTCGTGCACGGCGTGGCCGGCTCGGCGCAGCAGTACCAGACGCAGGTCATGCGCTTCGAGGCCAACGGCTATCCGGCAGACCGTATCCACGCCTTCGAGTACAACGGCGGCCTGCCGGGCGTCGTGCAGGCGGCCGCGGCCGGATTTGCGCTGGAGCTGCTGGATTTCATCAACGAGGTGCGCGCCGAGCACGACGTCGAGGCGGTCTATCTGGTCGGGCATTCGCTGGGCACGATCATCTCCACCGAGTTCCTGACTCTGGGCACGATCACCGGCCTGATTCCGGGTGTCGACGGACCTTCCGACGTGGTGGCCAAGTACGTCGCCATTGATGGCTTGCTGACGCCCGTCTGCCCGGGATTGGTGCCCTGCCTGGGTGTTTACGACGGCGAGCGCACCGACATCTCCGGTCCGGAGCGCGAGGAAATCGAGAATCAGGCGCACGTCGAGGTTGCGACCTCGGAGGAATCCTTCATCGCGCAGTACGAATTCCTGCTGGAACAAGCGCCACAGGTCGTGAAGATCGCGCCGCAGCGCGGGCCGGTCGAGATCGCCGGCCGCGCGGTCAACTTCCCGGAGAACACCGGCCGCGCCGGGGCGACGCTGGAAATCTGGCCCATCGACCCGCAGACCGGACATCGCGCCAGCACCGAGCCGCACACGCGCGTGATCGTTGCCGACGACGGCAGCTGGGGGCCGGTGACAGTGGACCCACAGCAGCATTACGAGAAGGTGCTGCTGGTCGAGGGCGAGAATCCGCACCATTTCTACTATCAGCGCTATCCGCGCAGCACCCGCCACGTGCGGTTGCTTTCCGGCCCGCCGGATGCCGACACGCCGGAAAACACGCACACCAGCGACAACCACACCGCGCTGCTCGTGCTGCGCCACCGCGAATGGTTCGCCACGCACGAAAGCGGCAACATCGACGTGCTCGAGATCAGCACCACCAGCCCGACGCGCGAGGACCAACCAGCCTTCAATGTCATCGCGGATTTCGTGGGCAACGATGTGCTCGGCCTGCACATCCACGATGCCGAAGCCACACCGGGAGAAACCACCGGCGAGCCGCTGCCCTACTTCCCGGACGAGCCCTTCCAGAGCGGCATCGATGTCTTCATGCCGGGCGCCGAGCAGCCGGACGGCACCATCATTGTCCGCAACCTGCCGCGCGGCGACGCCAGCCGACCGCAGGAAATCCGGCTGCCCAATTGGCCGTCCTCCGGCCACCGCATCGGCGTGCTCTTCAACGACTACGTCCTGGAGTGA
- a CDS encoding TetR family transcriptional regulator, protein MRRTKEQTAETREALLDAAEQVFFDRGVARATLEEIAREAGMTRGALYWHFTDKEALYAAMLERVRLPLLETELAASDLSDPFAALERFADKALERIAHNEQIWRIHVIIMLRRERLPGNPGMIDIERQLRGHIAAALGDCFRRAKVLGMLRESIPPERAARGFQSQLIGLIYVGIQDPDAFRLHADGVEMIRDLLAGYRAA, encoded by the coding sequence ATGCGCCGCACCAAGGAACAGACCGCCGAAACCCGCGAGGCGCTGCTCGACGCCGCCGAGCAAGTCTTCTTCGATCGCGGGGTGGCACGCGCCACGCTGGAGGAAATCGCACGCGAAGCCGGCATGACGCGCGGCGCGCTCTACTGGCACTTCACCGACAAGGAAGCGCTCTACGCGGCCATGCTCGAGCGCGTGCGCCTGCCTTTGCTGGAAACCGAGCTGGCGGCGTCGGACCTCAGCGACCCCTTTGCCGCGCTGGAGCGATTCGCGGACAAGGCGCTGGAACGCATCGCGCACAACGAACAGATCTGGCGCATCCACGTCATCATCATGCTCCGCCGCGAGCGGCTGCCGGGCAACCCCGGCATGATCGACATCGAGCGCCAGCTGCGCGGCCACATCGCCGCCGCGCTGGGCGACTGCTTCCGCCGCGCCAAGGTACTGGGCATGCTGCGCGAGAGCATTCCGCCCGAGCGCGCCGCGCGCGGGTTCCAGAGTCAGCTCATCGGTCTGATCTACGTCGGCATCCAGGACCCCGACGCCTTTCGGCTGCACGCCGACGGCGTGGAGATGATCCGCGACCTGCTGGCGGGGTACCGGGCGGCCTGA
- a CDS encoding efflux RND transporter periplasmic adaptor subunit: MTLSSPLSRRALRAPGLLFPLVLIGLLAACGNDEAKEEPDVPAPVRVTELRTEDVSRHGVYPGRLRGAREVEVRARVEGILEARTHDEGARVEADEQLFRIDPRPYEIALQRAEAEVANARAIVDEARREWERIEGLYERDAVSTRERDQARSALDLASAQRAMAEAGRNDARLQLSYTEVRAPVAGVTGLETVPEGTLVERGTLLTTIVQLDPLHLRFSLPEADALARRVREAAADNGAARARAKLLLPDGAIYERDGSVDFTAASIDPDTGTVRARAIFPNPEDVLQPGQFLRIRVLLEELEDVFLIPEKAVAQGDDGPQIFVLSDDKAEAVDVELGPVIDGKQVLHSGPEAGDRLIVSGLAGLADGDTVRLLDADEESGDGSR; this comes from the coding sequence ATGACCCTGTCTTCCCCCCTTTCCCGGCGTGCGTTGCGTGCGCCGGGTCTTCTGTTTCCGCTGGTGTTGATCGGTCTGCTCGCTGCCTGCGGTAATGACGAGGCCAAGGAGGAGCCGGATGTGCCGGCCCCCGTGCGCGTGACGGAACTCCGCACCGAAGATGTCTCGCGCCACGGCGTCTATCCGGGCCGTCTGCGCGGTGCGCGCGAGGTGGAGGTGCGCGCGCGCGTCGAGGGCATCCTGGAAGCCCGCACGCACGATGAGGGCGCGCGCGTCGAAGCCGACGAGCAGCTCTTCCGCATCGACCCCCGGCCCTATGAGATCGCGCTGCAGCGCGCGGAGGCCGAGGTCGCCAACGCGCGCGCCATCGTCGACGAGGCTCGTCGCGAGTGGGAGCGCATCGAGGGGCTCTACGAGCGTGATGCGGTCAGCACGCGTGAGCGTGATCAGGCGCGCTCGGCGCTGGATCTGGCGAGCGCCCAGCGGGCCATGGCAGAGGCCGGCCGTAACGACGCACGTTTGCAGCTCAGCTACACCGAGGTGCGCGCGCCGGTGGCCGGGGTCACTGGACTGGAAACCGTTCCCGAAGGCACGTTGGTGGAGCGCGGCACCCTGCTCACCACCATCGTGCAGCTCGACCCGCTGCATCTGCGTTTCTCTCTGCCGGAAGCCGATGCCTTGGCGCGCCGCGTGCGCGAAGCCGCAGCTGACAACGGTGCTGCACGCGCGCGCGCCAAGCTGCTGCTGCCCGACGGCGCGATCTACGAGCGTGACGGCAGCGTCGACTTCACCGCCGCGAGCATCGATCCCGATACCGGCACTGTGCGCGCCCGCGCCATCTTCCCGAACCCCGAAGATGTGCTGCAGCCGGGCCAGTTCCTGCGCATTCGGGTGTTGCTCGAGGAACTGGAGGACGTCTTCCTCATTCCCGAGAAGGCTGTCGCGCAGGGCGACGATGGCCCACAGATCTTCGTCCTCAGCGACGACAAGGCCGAAGCGGTGGATGTGGAACTGGGCCCGGTCATCGACGGCAAGCAGGTATTGCACTCCGGACCCGAGGCGGGTGACCGCCTCATCGTCAGTGGTCTCGCGGGCCTGGCCGACGGCGACACGGTGCGCCTGCTCGACGCGGATGAGGAATCCGGCGACGGGAGCCGCTGA
- a CDS encoding efflux RND transporter permease subunit — MLRFFIDRPIFAAVISIIITLAGSATLGVLPVEQYPDVTPPQISVQASYPGASAEVIAESVAAPLEQEINGVDNMIYMESNSTDSGSLQLTVSFDIGTDPDQAAINVNNRVQAASSRLPQAVRNQGVRVQARSNNILMVATLASPNESFSSLEISNYALINILDELVRIPGVGDARLFGAQDYSMRIWLRPDKLADFGLTPSDVAAALREQNAQFAAGRIGAEPAPAGQAFSFTVATRGQLSEVEDFERIILRADDEGGTLRLDDVARVELGAQDYAFSATYRGESAVPMGVYLQPGANALETATAVRETLAGIGAELPEGMAYDIPYDTTEFVEISIKEVIITLLIAIALVVLVTFAFLQHLRATLIPVLAIPVSLIGTFAGMQALGFSVNLLTLFGLVLAIGIVVDNAIIVLENVDRLMHEQKLSARDATVRTMEQVAGAVVASTLVLAAVFAPVSFLGGLTGELYRQFAVTIAIAVIVSGVVALTLTPAMCALLLGGQKQTVAAPFRIFNRGFDALTRGFTHVVSYLLHHRIIGSVGFAGAIGAMLLALSALPTGLVPQEDQGLVLVAPQLPPVAALNRTEAARDALTEKILAMEEIEGAVMFAGFDIVAGALRSNSGVGFIQLTDWDERGGSNQDAASVAKRVAELGDSLPEVEVVSFVPPPIRGLSLTGGVEGYLQIAGDLSPKELAARADRFVAAAKQRPELTKVRTTLDATYPRYRADVDREKAKAAGVPIDSIFEAMQSTFGSLYINDFSLAGRIWQVRVSSEATFRDQAKDIDKVFVRGDGGQMLPLSSLVTLERESGADILARFNVNPGAKVLAEPVEGYTTGDAKAAMEAVAAQQLQAGDGIGWTGEAFQLDAAGSAGGIAFGLGLIMVLLILAAQYERWLLPFAVASAVPFAVLGAAVAMWLRGFPNDIYFQVGLLVLIGLSAKNAILIVEFAAQNKREGHTAVEAAIAAARQRFRAIMMTALTFIIGTLPLVFATGAGAASRQEIGTVVVGGMVLASSLALLFVPLIYCLLEELSDWIRARRGHEETSA; from the coding sequence ATGCTGCGCTTCTTCATTGACCGACCCATTTTTGCGGCGGTTATCTCCATCATCATCACCCTGGCGGGCAGCGCCACGCTGGGTGTGCTGCCGGTGGAGCAGTACCCGGACGTCACGCCGCCGCAGATCTCGGTGCAGGCGAGCTATCCGGGTGCCAGCGCCGAGGTGATCGCCGAATCCGTGGCCGCGCCGCTGGAGCAGGAGATCAACGGCGTCGACAACATGATCTACATGGAGTCGAACAGCACCGATTCCGGCAGCCTGCAGTTGACCGTGTCCTTCGATATCGGCACCGACCCGGACCAGGCCGCGATCAACGTCAACAATCGCGTCCAGGCCGCCAGCTCGCGGCTGCCGCAGGCGGTGCGCAACCAGGGCGTGCGCGTGCAGGCGCGCTCCAACAACATCCTGATGGTCGCCACGCTGGCCTCTCCCAACGAGAGTTTCAGCAGCCTGGAGATCAGCAACTACGCGCTCATCAACATCCTCGACGAGCTGGTGCGCATCCCGGGCGTCGGCGATGCGCGGCTCTTCGGCGCGCAGGACTACTCGATGCGCATCTGGCTGCGGCCCGACAAGCTCGCCGACTTCGGCCTGACGCCCTCCGACGTCGCCGCCGCGCTGCGCGAGCAGAACGCCCAGTTCGCAGCCGGCCGCATCGGCGCCGAGCCGGCGCCCGCCGGGCAGGCCTTCAGCTTCACGGTGGCCACGCGCGGCCAGCTCAGCGAGGTCGAGGACTTCGAGCGCATCATCCTGCGCGCCGATGACGAGGGCGGCACGCTGCGCCTAGACGATGTGGCGCGCGTAGAGCTGGGCGCGCAGGACTACGCCTTTTCGGCGACTTATCGCGGCGAATCGGCGGTGCCCATGGGGGTCTATCTGCAGCCGGGCGCCAACGCGCTGGAGACGGCCACGGCCGTGCGCGAGACCCTCGCCGGGATCGGCGCCGAGCTGCCCGAGGGAATGGCCTACGACATTCCCTACGACACCACCGAGTTCGTCGAGATCTCCATCAAGGAGGTCATCATCACGCTGCTCATCGCCATCGCGCTGGTGGTGCTGGTGACCTTCGCATTCCTGCAGCATCTGCGTGCGACCTTGATTCCCGTGCTGGCGATTCCGGTGTCGCTGATCGGCACTTTCGCCGGCATGCAGGCGCTGGGCTTCTCGGTGAACCTGCTCACGCTATTCGGCCTGGTGCTGGCTATCGGCATCGTCGTCGACAACGCCATCATCGTGCTGGAGAACGTCGACCGCCTGATGCACGAGCAGAAGCTGTCGGCACGCGACGCCACCGTGCGCACCATGGAGCAGGTCGCTGGCGCGGTGGTGGCCTCGACCCTGGTGCTGGCGGCGGTCTTCGCGCCGGTGAGCTTCCTGGGCGGGCTGACGGGCGAGCTCTACCGCCAGTTCGCGGTCACCATCGCCATCGCCGTCATCGTTTCGGGCGTGGTTGCGCTGACCCTGACACCGGCGATGTGCGCGCTGCTGCTGGGTGGTCAAAAGCAGACCGTTGCTGCCCCCTTCCGCATCTTCAATCGCGGTTTCGATGCGCTGACTCGCGGCTTCACGCACGTGGTCAGCTATCTGCTTCACCACCGCATCATCGGCAGCGTCGGCTTCGCCGGCGCCATCGGCGCCATGCTGCTGGCGCTCAGCGCGTTGCCTACCGGCTTGGTCCCGCAGGAGGATCAGGGGCTGGTGCTGGTGGCGCCGCAACTGCCACCGGTTGCAGCCCTGAACCGGACCGAGGCAGCGCGCGACGCCCTGACCGAGAAGATTCTCGCCATGGAGGAAATCGAGGGCGCGGTGATGTTCGCCGGCTTCGATATCGTCGCCGGTGCGCTGCGCAGCAACTCCGGGGTGGGCTTCATCCAGCTCACCGACTGGGATGAGCGTGGCGGGTCGAATCAGGACGCCGCTTCGGTCGCCAAGCGCGTCGCGGAACTCGGCGATTCGCTACCCGAGGTCGAGGTGGTCAGCTTCGTGCCGCCCCCGATCCGCGGCCTGTCCTTGACCGGCGGTGTCGAAGGTTATCTGCAGATTGCGGGCGACCTCTCGCCGAAGGAGCTGGCCGCGCGCGCCGATCGCTTCGTCGCAGCGGCCAAGCAGCGTCCGGAGTTGACCAAGGTGCGCACCACGCTCGATGCCACTTATCCCCGCTATCGTGCCGATGTTGATCGCGAGAAAGCCAAGGCGGCCGGCGTACCCATCGACAGCATCTTCGAGGCCATGCAGTCGACCTTCGGCTCGCTCTACATCAACGACTTCTCGTTGGCTGGCCGCATCTGGCAGGTGCGCGTGTCCTCCGAGGCCACCTTCCGCGACCAGGCGAAGGACATCGACAAGGTCTTCGTGCGCGGTGACGGCGGCCAGATGCTGCCGCTGTCCAGCCTGGTGACGCTGGAGCGCGAAAGCGGTGCCGACATCCTGGCGCGTTTCAACGTCAATCCGGGCGCCAAGGTGCTGGCTGAGCCGGTCGAGGGCTACACCACCGGTGACGCCAAGGCCGCGATGGAGGCGGTCGCCGCCCAGCAGCTGCAGGCTGGCGACGGTATCGGCTGGACTGGCGAGGCCTTCCAGCTCGACGCGGCGGGCAGTGCCGGCGGCATTGCCTTCGGCCTTGGCCTGATCATGGTGCTGCTGATTCTCGCTGCCCAGTACGAGCGCTGGCTGCTGCCCTTCGCGGTGGCCAGCGCGGTACCCTTTGCTGTGCTGGGTGCGGCGGTGGCGATGTGGCTGCGCGGCTTTCCGAACGACATCTACTTCCAGGTCGGTCTGCTCGTGCTCATCGGCCTGTCGGCGAAGAACGCCATCCTTATCGTCGAGTTCGCCGCGCAGAACAAGCGCGAGGGTCACACCGCCGTGGAAGCCGCCATCGCCGCGGCGCGCCAGCGCTTCCGCGCCATCATGATGACGGCGCTAACCTTCATCATCGGCACGCTGCCGCTGGTCTTTGCGACCGGCGCAGGCGCCGCCAGCCGGCAGGAGATCGGCACCGTCGTCGTCGGCGGCATGGTGCTCGCCAGCTCGCTGGCGCTGCTCTTCGTACCGCTGATCTACTGCCTGCTGGAAGAGCTGAGCGACTGGATACGGGCGCGTCGCGGGCACGAGGAGACCTCGGCATGA
- a CDS encoding efflux transporter outer membrane subunit, whose product MRALILLPVAALLSGCLLGPQHSVPASELPELLTLPETVERDGADWQAWWRAFNDPALNRLIERAMADNLELREQAARIRAARARLGFAEADQLPSVDLQAEASRQQQPGAAFGIPGASSSTRSLFSVSGVLGYELDLWGRLAREREAAAAQLAENVFAREAVRLSLIADLVTTYFEYRSAQRQLGITQDAVATREESLGLQQLRYDAGAVNRLVLLQAKSELATARSRLPDQRERLDQLESALAILVGASPRELFEGMTLEDRRLADIEVLNRYPEVLPSELLERRPDIRAAEAALRAANAGIGAAQAARLPSLNLSGLIGSTAADSGDLFTGAAEAWSIGASVLGPVLDFGRGGANVEEAEALRDQAALQYQSTVQTAFREVRDALFSFEAAHDRVHALREQVAAITETAELAEMRYEAGATDLLTVLDARRALLDAELALSEALQRRLTASATLFKTLGGGWNPEAAAGLAGQKEGEGGRN is encoded by the coding sequence ATGAGAGCGCTGATTCTGCTGCCCGTTGCGGCGCTGCTTTCGGGCTGCCTGCTCGGCCCGCAGCACAGCGTTCCGGCCTCCGAATTGCCGGAGCTGCTGACCCTGCCCGAGACGGTGGAGCGCGACGGCGCCGACTGGCAGGCGTGGTGGCGGGCTTTCAACGACCCCGCCCTGAACCGCCTCATCGAGCGCGCCATGGCCGACAACCTCGAGCTGCGCGAGCAGGCCGCGCGCATCCGTGCGGCGCGCGCGCGGCTCGGCTTCGCCGAGGCTGATCAGCTGCCCAGCGTCGACCTGCAGGCCGAGGCCAGCCGCCAGCAGCAACCCGGCGCGGCCTTCGGCATCCCCGGCGCCTCCAGTTCTACGCGCTCGCTGTTCTCGGTCTCCGGCGTGCTCGGCTACGAACTCGACCTCTGGGGCCGGCTGGCACGTGAGCGCGAAGCCGCAGCCGCGCAACTCGCCGAGAATGTCTTCGCGCGCGAGGCCGTGCGCCTGAGCCTGATCGCGGATCTGGTCACCACCTACTTCGAGTACCGCTCGGCGCAGCGCCAGTTGGGTATCACCCAGGATGCCGTCGCCACGCGCGAGGAGTCGCTGGGGCTGCAGCAGCTGCGCTACGACGCAGGTGCCGTCAATCGGCTGGTGCTGCTGCAGGCGAAGAGCGAGCTGGCCACGGCGCGCTCGCGGCTGCCCGACCAGCGCGAGCGCCTCGACCAGCTCGAAAGCGCGCTGGCGATCCTCGTCGGCGCCTCGCCGCGCGAGCTGTTCGAGGGCATGACGCTGGAAGACCGGCGCCTCGCCGATATCGAGGTGCTGAATCGCTATCCCGAAGTCCTGCCCTCGGAGCTGCTGGAGCGCCGACCCGATATCCGGGCGGCCGAGGCGGCGCTGCGCGCGGCCAATGCCGGTATCGGCGCCGCGCAGGCTGCCCGCCTGCCCAGCCTCAACCTGTCCGGGCTGATCGGCAGCACGGCTGCCGACTCGGGCGACCTATTCACCGGTGCCGCCGAGGCCTGGAGCATTGGTGCCTCGGTGCTCGGCCCGGTGCTGGACTTTGGCCGCGGCGGTGCCAATGTCGAAGAGGCCGAGGCGCTGCGCGATCAGGCGGCCCTGCAGTACCAGTCCACCGTGCAGACCGCCTTCCGCGAGGTGCGCGACGCGCTGTTCAGCTTCGAAGCCGCCCACGACCGCGTGCATGCCTTGCGCGAGCAGGTGGCGGCTATCACCGAAACCGCCGAGCTGGCCGAGATGCGTTACGAGGCCGGCGCCACCGACTTGCTCACCGTGCTCGACGCGCGCCGGGCCCTGCTGGACGCGGAATTGGCCCTGAGCGAGGCGCTGCAGCGGCGACTGACCGCCTCGGCGACCCTGTTCAAGACGCTTGGCGGCGGCTGGAATCCTGAGGCCGCGGCTGGCCTGGCCGGGCAGAAGGAAGGGGAAGGCGGGAGAAACTGA
- a CDS encoding oxygenase MpaB family protein encodes MDSSTAPAAPETRSGFIPRRHGADTAGQRKLTAGLRWSIRGDAEPAPERWQAIGEALMHGDPAADALVEWMQAQGMGKAWPLLQRALAQGIEAVPEAPEPMRAFFATVEPLPDWVDPALCARGARVIQELGMSSHYALRDVALMGGYQASALNKPLILTGALDGGTPRRIAETMKWVVAVTADNGLQRFAEGYRGTLHVRVLHAMIRRRLLDRADWSVEEMGLPINQTDMAATFLGFSVVQLLAARLLGVPVTKRDAHAVMHLWKAIAWLIGVDEAWLTDDEQEGRRLLYHITLAQTPPDDSTRQLGRALMEETLGVPYPFPRQLRARFEQARHLSVTRMFVGGKGMRHLGLPAWMPPWYPLVSAPATFGWHLAHRLLPGGRERLARRGRRAHEELVKLHFAGREQGLAAVADGSEASG; translated from the coding sequence ATGGACAGCAGCACGGCGCCGGCGGCTCCCGAAACCCGATCCGGCTTCATTCCGCGCCGGCACGGTGCCGACACGGCTGGCCAGCGCAAGCTGACCGCGGGTCTGCGCTGGTCCATCCGCGGTGACGCCGAGCCTGCGCCCGAGCGCTGGCAGGCCATCGGCGAGGCGCTGATGCACGGCGACCCGGCTGCCGACGCCCTCGTCGAATGGATGCAGGCGCAGGGCATGGGCAAGGCATGGCCGCTGCTGCAGCGCGCGCTGGCACAGGGTATCGAAGCCGTGCCCGAAGCGCCGGAACCCATGCGCGCCTTCTTCGCCACCGTCGAGCCGCTGCCGGACTGGGTGGACCCCGCGCTCTGTGCCCGCGGCGCGCGCGTCATCCAGGAGCTGGGCATGAGTTCGCACTACGCCCTGCGCGATGTGGCGCTGATGGGCGGTTATCAGGCCTCGGCGCTCAACAAGCCGCTGATCCTCACCGGTGCGCTGGACGGTGGCACCCCAAGGCGCATCGCCGAGACCATGAAATGGGTCGTCGCGGTGACGGCCGACAACGGCCTGCAGCGCTTCGCCGAGGGCTACCGCGGCACGCTGCACGTGCGGGTGCTGCACGCCATGATCCGCAGGCGCCTGCTCGATCGCGCGGACTGGTCCGTGGAAGAAATGGGCCTCCCCATCAATCAGACCGACATGGCCGCCACCTTCCTCGGCTTCAGCGTCGTGCAACTGCTGGCCGCGCGGCTGCTCGGCGTGCCTGTAACCAAGCGCGATGCGCACGCCGTCATGCATTTGTGGAAAGCCATCGCCTGGCTGATCGGCGTCGACGAAGCCTGGCTGACCGACGACGAGCAGGAAGGCCGCAGGCTGCTCTATCACATCACTCTGGCCCAGACGCCGCCGGACGACAGCACGCGCCAGCTCGGTCGCGCCTTGATGGAGGAGACGCTGGGTGTGCCCTATCCCTTCCCGCGGCAGCTGCGCGCGCGCTTCGAGCAGGCGCGGCATCTGTCGGTGACGCGGATGTTCGTGGGCGGCAAGGGCATGCGCCACCTCGGGCTGCCGGCGTGGATGCCGCCCTGGTATCCGCTCGTCTCTGCGCCGGCCACCTTCGGCTGGCACCTGGCGCACCGCCTGCTGCCGGGTGGTCGCGAGCGCCTGGCGCGCCGTGGCCGCCGCGCGCACGAGGAACTGGTGAAGCTGCACTTCGCCGGCCGCGAGCAGGGCTTGGCCGCTGTCGCGGACGGGAGCGAGGCGTCCGGATAA
- a CDS encoding type II toxin-antitoxin system CcdA family antitoxin encodes MAPDDAAPAKKSVNLSVREDLLNEARAHGMNLSATFEAALVAQLREDRGRRWKEENREAIAHHKERIRREGMWNQHLVRF; translated from the coding sequence ATGGCCCCGGACGACGCCGCCCCCGCCAAGAAGTCCGTGAATCTCTCGGTCCGCGAGGATCTGCTGAATGAGGCGCGCGCCCACGGCATGAACCTGTCGGCAACTTTCGAAGCGGCGTTGGTCGCGCAGTTGCGTGAAGACCGCGGTCGTCGCTGGAAGGAAGAAAACCGCGAGGCGATTGCGCATCACAAGGAGCGCATTCGCCGCGAAGGGATGTGGAACCAGCACCTTGTCCGCTTCTAG
- a CDS encoding CcdB family protein — MAQFTAYYNERGGEDAIPYLLDVQSDWVETGSRVVVPLVRRLRYGPLYSRLNPVFTISDTEVVMATSDLAAIDAQELRRPVADLHAGRSVIMMALDFLLLGY, encoded by the coding sequence TTGGCCCAGTTCACGGCCTACTACAACGAGCGTGGCGGCGAGGATGCGATTCCCTATCTGCTCGATGTGCAGTCGGACTGGGTCGAAACCGGCTCGCGCGTTGTCGTGCCACTGGTTCGTCGTTTGCGCTATGGCCCCCTCTATTCGCGGCTGAATCCGGTCTTCACCATCTCTGACACGGAGGTGGTCATGGCAACCTCCGATCTCGCAGCCATTGATGCACAGGAGTTGCGCCGGCCGGTCGCTGACCTTCATGCGGGGCGATCGGTCATCATGATGGCCCTCGACTTCCTCCTGCTCGGCTACTGA